A region of Granulibacter bethesdensis DNA encodes the following proteins:
- the gmd gene encoding GDP-mannose 4,6-dehydratase: MPTALITGITGQDGAYLAQLLLSKGYRVLGMMRRSASSDVIGERLRWLGVLDRVELIDGNLTDLSSLIRIMSDHTPDEVYNLAAQSFVAASWQQPLLTGSVTALGAGNVLEAVRIAAPKARFYQASSSEMYGLIQEPKQSEKTPFYPRSPYAVAKLYAHWMTVNYRESFGLHASSGILFNHESPLRGIEFVTRKITDGVARIKLGLAKTLELGNLDATRDWGHARDYVRAMYLMLQQDTPDDYVVATGRTTSIRDFCKIAFGYAGLDWEEHVVTSAAFMRPAEVDVLLGDSTKARTQLGWEPETSLEDMASEMVEADLARHRARLAR, from the coding sequence ATGCCCACCGCTCTGATTACCGGCATTACCGGCCAGGATGGCGCCTATCTGGCCCAGCTTCTACTCAGCAAGGGCTACCGCGTTCTGGGGATGATGCGCCGCTCGGCCTCCTCGGATGTGATCGGGGAGCGCCTGCGCTGGCTCGGCGTCCTGGACCGCGTGGAGCTGATTGACGGCAACCTGACCGATCTGTCCAGCCTGATCCGCATCATGAGCGATCACACCCCGGACGAGGTCTACAATCTCGCCGCCCAGAGCTTCGTCGCGGCAAGCTGGCAGCAGCCTTTGCTGACCGGCAGTGTCACAGCGCTGGGCGCCGGTAACGTGCTGGAAGCCGTGCGAATCGCCGCGCCGAAAGCACGGTTCTATCAGGCCTCCTCCTCCGAGATGTACGGCCTGATCCAGGAACCGAAACAAAGCGAGAAAACCCCGTTCTATCCGCGCTCCCCCTATGCGGTAGCCAAGCTGTATGCGCATTGGATGACGGTGAATTACCGTGAGAGCTTCGGGCTGCATGCCTCATCCGGCATCCTGTTCAACCATGAAAGCCCGCTGCGCGGCATCGAATTCGTCACGCGCAAGATCACCGATGGCGTGGCCCGCATCAAACTCGGGCTGGCGAAAACGCTCGAACTGGGCAATCTGGACGCAACCCGCGACTGGGGACACGCCCGCGATTACGTTCGCGCCATGTATCTGATGCTGCAACAGGACACGCCGGACGATTATGTCGTCGCCACCGGACGCACGACCTCAATCCGTGATTTCTGCAAGATCGCCTTTGGCTATGCAGGACTGGATTGGGAAGAGCACGTGGTCACCAGCGCCGCCTTCATGCGCCCGGCCGAGGTCGATGTGTTGCTCGGAGACAGCACCAAGGCGCGAACCCAACTTGGTTGGGAACCCGAGACCTCTCTGGAAGATATGGCTAGTGAGATGGTGGAGGCAGATCTGGCCCGGCATCGTGCCAGGCTGGCTCGCTGA
- the pbpC gene encoding penicillin-binding protein 1C, which translates to MLGKGRLAVLAVVLLPSGLLALDVACPPDLSRAARLSTELRDSSDGILNVAVTSDGFWRLRPRMEGVAPLYRSLLLEREDRWFAWHPGVNPLSVLRASWQVLRHGRVVSGGSTIAMQTVRLLHPEYRHARNWRGIPAKLLEMARAVQLQAHLGREGVLALYETLVPMGGNVEGVRSASLIWFGHEPDHLSREEASLLVAIPQSPTSRRPDRHQEAARRGAAHVLDIVEHGKPNGSAAIWPAMRWHRFPVFARHLIARFGRDAGPVETLLDRHLQSGTEQIIISQLEQWNGSGADMAALVIRNRDRAVLAYVGGGHYFGPAGMVDMVRAIRSPGSTLKPFLYAMAFDHALAAPDTLIADAPLQVSTYAPHNFDHRWHGDVTARRALQGSLNIPAVALLARLGPDRFLAALRAAGMTVRLPRGASSAGLSLALGGAGVRMEDLAALYAGLASGGIMSSLTLRRDGPAVENGRLCSAASAAAVLDSLRDTSLPDGVAKPERPIAYKTGTSYGFRDAWSVGVSPLYTIVVWSGRKDGAPRPGAYGLTASGPVLFRLFDLLPPEAPLTVAAPERKGRLGPGLARLGQSVTAPGPRILFPPRGAVIDSSDGQPVDLRAAEGKPPYRWMVDGRTLPPLLPGRSPVWTPSKGQDGPGFHHLTVQDSAGRSDSIDVRLMVEAQDVAAP; encoded by the coding sequence ATGCTGGGTAAAGGGCGGCTGGCTGTGCTGGCGGTCGTGCTGCTGCCGTCAGGTTTGCTGGCGCTGGACGTGGCCTGTCCGCCCGATCTGTCCCGTGCGGCGCGGCTTTCGACGGAGCTGCGTGACTCCTCGGACGGGATTCTGAACGTTGCCGTGACGTCCGACGGGTTCTGGCGGCTGCGCCCACGCATGGAAGGGGTGGCGCCGCTCTACCGCTCTCTGTTGCTGGAGCGCGAGGACCGGTGGTTTGCATGGCATCCGGGCGTGAATCCTCTTTCCGTCTTGCGGGCGAGCTGGCAGGTGCTGCGGCATGGCAGGGTGGTGTCGGGCGGCTCGACCATTGCCATGCAGACCGTGCGTTTGCTGCATCCGGAGTATCGCCATGCCCGCAACTGGCGGGGTATTCCCGCCAAACTGCTGGAAATGGCGCGGGCGGTGCAGTTGCAGGCGCATCTCGGGCGGGAGGGGGTGCTGGCCCTGTATGAGACGCTGGTTCCCATGGGTGGCAATGTCGAAGGGGTGCGCAGTGCATCCCTGATCTGGTTCGGCCATGAACCGGATCACCTGAGCAGGGAGGAAGCTTCCCTGCTGGTCGCCATTCCGCAAAGCCCGACCAGTCGCCGCCCCGACCGGCATCAGGAGGCTGCCCGTCGCGGGGCCGCGCATGTCCTGGACATCGTGGAGCATGGAAAACCGAATGGCTCTGCTGCCATCTGGCCCGCTATGCGCTGGCACAGATTTCCGGTTTTTGCGCGGCACCTCATCGCTCGCTTCGGGCGCGATGCCGGACCGGTGGAGACGCTGCTGGATCGCCATCTTCAGTCCGGCACCGAGCAGATTATCATCAGCCAGCTGGAGCAATGGAACGGATCAGGTGCCGATATGGCGGCGCTGGTCATCCGCAACAGGGATCGCGCCGTGCTGGCCTATGTCGGAGGCGGCCATTATTTCGGCCCGGCCGGGATGGTGGATATGGTGCGGGCGATCCGTTCCCCCGGCTCCACGCTGAAGCCGTTTCTGTATGCCATGGCGTTCGACCATGCGCTTGCGGCTCCTGATACGCTGATTGCTGATGCGCCTTTGCAGGTCAGCACCTATGCCCCGCATAATTTTGATCATCGCTGGCATGGCGATGTCACGGCCCGTCGAGCCCTGCAAGGATCGCTCAATATTCCGGCGGTGGCCTTGCTGGCGCGGCTCGGCCCTGATCGTTTTCTGGCGGCTCTGCGGGCTGCGGGTATGACAGTGCGGCTGCCAAGGGGGGCTTCCTCCGCCGGTCTGTCGCTGGCGCTGGGCGGGGCAGGGGTGCGAATGGAGGATCTGGCCGCACTCTATGCCGGGCTGGCGTCCGGGGGGATCATGTCTTCCCTCACACTGCGCCGGGATGGTCCGGCGGTGGAGAATGGGCGGCTGTGCTCTGCTGCTTCTGCTGCGGCGGTGCTGGATAGTCTGCGTGATACTTCCCTGCCGGATGGCGTGGCGAAGCCGGAGCGCCCCATCGCCTATAAAACCGGGACATCCTATGGATTCCGGGATGCATGGTCGGTGGGCGTATCCCCCCTCTACACGATCGTGGTCTGGAGCGGGCGAAAAGACGGCGCCCCTCGACCCGGTGCGTACGGTCTGACCGCCTCAGGCCCCGTGCTGTTCCGGTTGTTCGATCTTCTGCCGCCGGAGGCACCTCTGACGGTGGCGGCCCCGGAACGAAAAGGGCGACTGGGGCCAGGGCTGGCCCGTCTTGGGCAGTCCGTGACAGCGCCGGGGCCGCGCATCCTGTTTCCTCCCAGGGGAGCAGTCATCGACAGCAGCGATGGGCAGCCGGTCGATCTGCGGGCCGCGGAGGGCAAGCCTCCCTACCGGTGGATGGTGGATGGCCGGACTCTGCCGCCCTTGCTTCCCGGGCGGAGTCCGGTCTGGACGCCATCAAAGGGACAGGATGGGCCGGGCTTTCATCACCTGACTGTGCAGGACAGCGCAGGACGATCGGATTCGATAGACGTCAGGTTGATGGTGGAGGCGCAGGACGTTGCGGCTCCGTAA